In a genomic window of Oreochromis aureus strain Israel breed Guangdong linkage group 13, ZZ_aureus, whole genome shotgun sequence:
- the abhd12 gene encoding lysophosphatidylserine lipase ABHD12: MRKRPNSQTAEHDSGTTGTLLDSDPDLKQRTGRGAAGPAAGGRQGPGEDRSMAKPFRRLGLVGKLKRVVLWLLLVYVSIPFIIKLCPSIQAKLVFLNFVRMPYFIDLKRPLDQGLNHTHNFYLEPESGLKIGVWHTVPAQMWREAQGKEGDWYESKFSSSHPVILYLHGNAGTRGGDHRVQLYKVLSSLGYHVVTFDYRGWGDSEGSPSESGMTSDALFIYDWLKRRTDKTLPLYIWGHSLGTGVATNVVRRLCDRGSPPDALILESPFTNIREEAKSHPFSMVYRYLPGFDWFFLDAITANNIRFTSDENMNHISCPVLILHAEDDSVVPFHLGKKLYSLASQSKSLSGHKVQFVPFPAALAYKHKFIYRSPELPNILSDFLGTAHPVAQ; this comes from the exons ATGCGTAAGCGGCCCAACTCGCAGACAGCGGAGCATGACAGCGGGACCACCGGCACTCTGCTGGACAGCGACCCGGACCTGAAGCAGCGCACTGGCAGAGGAGCGGCGGGGCCCGCAGCAGGCGGCCGGCAGGGCCCGGGAGAGGACCGGAGCATGGCCAAACCGTTCCGGAG GTTGGGTCTGGTGGGGAAACTGAAGAGGGTGGTGTTGTGGCTGCTGCTCGTCTACGTCTCCATTCCCTTCATCATCAAGCTGTGTCCGTCCATCCAGGCCAAACTCGTCTTCCTCAACTTCG TGAGGATGCCGTATTTCATCGACCTGAAGCGACCTCTGgaccagggattgaaccacacACACAACTTCTACCTGGAACCTGAGAGCGGGCTGAAGATCGGAGTCTg gcaCACGGTTCCTGCTCAGATGTGGAGAGAAGCTCAGGGGAAGGAAGGCGACTGGTACGAGTCCAAGTTTAGCTCCTCCCATCCTGTTATCCTCTATCTCCATGGAAACGCAGGGACCAG AGGAGGAGACCACAGAGTGCAGCTGTACAAG GTCCTCAGCTCGTTAGGCTACCACGTGGTCACGTTTGATTACAGAG gttggGGCGATTCAGAAGGCTCACCATCAGAGAGCGGGATGACCTCAGACGCTCTCTTCATTTATGATTGGCTGAAGCGGCGGACAGACAAAACGCTGCCTCTTTACATCTGGGGACACTCTCTGGGAACGGG AGTGGCAACCAACGTGGTCAGACGGCTGTGTGACAGag GAAGTCCTCCTGACGCGCTCATCTTAGAGTCTCCTTTCACCAACATCAGAGAGGAGGCCAAGAGTCACCCCTTCTCcatg gtgtaCCGGTACCTGCCCGGCTTTGATTGGTTCTTCCTGGACGCCATCACTGCCAACAACATCCGCTTCACCAGCGATGAGAA catGAACCACATCTCCTGTCCCGTGCTCATCCTCCACGCCGAGGACGACAGCGTGGTTCCTTTCCACCTCGGCAAGAAG CTCTACTCGCTGGCGTCACAGTCGAAGAGCCTGAGCGGTCACAAGGTTCAGTTCGTGCCCTTCCCCGCCGCGCTCGCCTACAAGCACAAGTTCATCTACAGGAGCCCGGAGCTGCCAAACATCCTCAG TGATTTCCTGGGCACAGCTCACCCCGTCGCACAGTGA
- the gins1 gene encoding DNA replication complex GINS protein PSF1, with protein sequence MFCEKAIELIRELHRMSDGQLPAFNEDGLRQVLQEMEALYEQNQSDVNEAKSEGRAELIPSIKLRHCCLLRNQRCVTAYLYDRLLRIRALRWEYGSVLPANVRFHMCAEELQWFSQYKKSLASFMRSLGGDEGLDITQDMKPPKSLYIEVRCLKDHGEFEIDDGTVILLKKNSQHFLPRWKCELLIRQGVLEHVVS encoded by the exons ATGTTCTGCGAAAAAGCCATCGAGCTGATCAGAGAGCTGCACCGCATGAGCGACGGACAGCTGCCCGCGTTTAAC GAGGATGGACTGCGACAGGTGCTGCAGGAGATGGAGGCACTTTACGAGCAGAACCAGAGTGACGT GAACGAGGCAAAGAGCGAAGGTCGCGCCGAGCTGATTCCCTCCATCAAACTGCGCCACTGCTGCCTGCTGAGGAACCAGCGCTGCGTCACCGCCTACCT GTACGACCGGCTGCTGAGGATCAGAGCGCTGCGCTGGGAGTACGGCAGCGTGCTGCCCGCCAATGTTCGCTTCCACATGTGTGCAGAGGAG ctgCAGTGGTTCAGTCAGTATAAGAAGTCTCTGGCCTCCTTCATGCGCTCTCTGGGGGGCGATGAGGGTCTGGACATCACGCAGGACATGAAGCCTCCAAAGAGCCTCTACATTGAG gtgaGGTGTCTGAAGGACCACGGCGAGTTTGAGATCGACGACGGCACGGTGATCCTGCTGAAGAAGAACAGCCAG CACTTCCTGCCGCGGTGGAAATGCGAACTGCTGATTCGTCAGGGCGTCCTGGAGCATGTGGTGTCCTGA